Below is a genomic region from Microbacterium galbinum.
CGCGGCGATGGTGTCGAAGACGAGCGAGCTCTTGCCCGATCCCGAAACGCCGGTGAAGACGCTCAGCCGTCTTTTCGGGATGTCGACGCTGACGTCCTTGAGGTTGTTCTCACGTGCACCCTGAACGCGGATGAGGTCGTGGCTGTCAGCGGGGTGGTCGACGGTGGTCATCGGCATCCTTCGGAGACGAGGCTGATCTCTCAGCCGGCTTGGTTGATACGGAGCAGGTTGCCCGAGGGGTCGCGGAAGGCGCAGTCGCGCACGCCGTACGGCTGATCCATCGGCTCCTGCACGACGTCGGCGCCGCTCTCGACGAGCCGCTCGAAGAGGGCGTCGAGGTCGTCGCTGGCGAGCGTGAGCGCCCCGTAGCTGCCCTTCGCGATGAGCTCGAGCACCGTGCGGCGCTCGTCGTCGGTCAGACCGGGGTCGGTCGCCGGCGGGTGGAGCACGATCGAGGTCTCCGGCTGGTTCGCGGGACCGACGGTGAGCCAGCGCATGCCGTCGTATCCGACGTCGTTGCGCACCTCGAAGCCGAGGGCGTCGCGATAGAAGGCGAGAGCCGCGTCGGCGTCTGTGTGCGGGAGGAAGGCGTAGTGGATGCTGATCTTCATGGTGTTCACGCTAGGTGGGCGTCGCGGGGCGGCGCTTCTCGATTCCTGATCGGCCGGGTGACCTGCTTGGCCTGGAAGACGGGGATCCCGTCGACGTGGGCGGCGCGTTCACGGTACACGCTGGGTGGGACACCCACCAGCTCCGTGAAACGACTGCTGAACGTGCCCAGCGACGAGCAGCCGACTTCGAAGCACACCTCGGTGACCGAACGGTCCCCGCGCCGGAGCAGAGCCATCGCCCGCTCGATCCGGCGCGTCATGAGATACGAGTACGGAGACTCGCCGTAGGTCTCCCGGAACCGGCGGCTGAGGTGCCCGACAGACAGGTGCACCCCGGCAGCGAGAGCCTCCACGTCGAGAGGCTTCGCGTAGTCGCGGTCGATGCGGTCCCGCACCTTACGCATCGACACCAGCTCGCGCAGGCGAGCATCCACGTCGGGAGTCACGTGTAGATCCTGCCATGACGCCCCGCATCGGCGCATGACCCTGCGCGACGTCCCCTCACGAGATGAGCCCCACGGCGAGGATGGACGGCGCTACTCTGAGGTCATCCACACAGGATTCTCTCAGAAAGGGTCCCCCATGTCCGCACCACTCTCCGAAGCGAAATCGCTGTTCAAGTCGATCCGCATCACGCTCGCCGTCTCGGGCGTCCTCGCCCTCATCGCCGGCATCGTGCTGCTGGTCTGGCCCGTGAAGTCCGCCGTCGTCGTCACGGCGATCTTCGCCGCCTACCTCGTCGTCGCGGGTCTCGTCTACATCGGCCTCGGCATCTTCTCGGGCGCCCGCGGCGGCTGGTCGCGCGTCGGGCACATCCTCCTCGGCCTGCTCTACATCGTCGCCGGCATCATCGCCTTCGCGAACCTCGGCGCGGCCGCGGCTGCTCTCGCCTTCGTCGTCGTCATCTTCATCGGCATCAGCTGGATCGTCGACGGCGTGGTGGCCCTGAGCCTGCTCGGTCAGGACGGCTCGCGCGTGTGGACCCTCCTGTACGCGCTCCTCAGCATCGTGGCCGGGATCATCGTGCTGTTCTCGCCGCTCGTGGCCGGGTTCGCTTTCTGGCTGATCCTCGGCATCTCGCTCGTCGCGCTCGGCATCGTGCAGATCGTCCGGGCCATCACGCTCGGAAAGGACGCCAAGGAGTTCACGGCCGCCGTCCAGGAGGACGCCGCGCACTGACATCCGCACTGCAGATCGGCCCCGTGCTCCGAGGTGGAGCACGGGGCCGATTCGCGTGCGGGTGCTACTCGGCGACGAACGCGCTCACGTCGCCGACGAGGCGGGTGTTGTCGGCGGGGACGGGATCGACGGCCGCCTGAGCGACCTCGGCCGCGAACTCCGAGACGTTGTAGAGCTTGCCCGCGGATTCGCGACGCTCGGCGATCGCTCCGGGGTTCGCACGCTCGAGCAGCGTCGCCGTGATCGTGCCCTCGATCATGTCGCCGGAGACGACCGTGAAGCCGATGCCCTTCTCGGCGAGGCCGGGAATGAGCTCACGCAGCGCATCCTCGCCGGCGCGCTTCGACAGAGCGACCGGCTCGTACTCGGGCATGGTCGGGGTGGTACGGATGAAGTGCGCCTGGTGGCTCGTCACGAAGACCACGCGCGCGCCCTCGCCCAGGAGCGGTTCGGCTGCGCGGAGCACGTTGAGCTGCGCGTCGCGGTTGAGCGCGAGGGCGTAGTCCTCGGCCATGCCGGATTCCATGCCGCCGGAGGCGTTCAGCACGAGCACGTCGAGACGACCGTATTCGTTGGTGACGGCGTCGAACATCGCCGCGACCGACGCGGGGTCGGTCAGGTCGGCACCGACGACGAGCGCGCGGCGTCCGAGCTCGCGCAGCTCACCGGCGAGCTTCTCGGCGCGCGGGGCCTTGTTGCGGAAGTTGATGACGACATCCGCCCCGGCCTCCGCCAGGTAGCGCACGGTGTCGGCGCCGATCCCCCGCGACGAGCCGGTGACAAGGGCGACCTTGCCGTCGAGAGATCCTGCGGGAAGAACAGCGGTCACGGTGACTCCTCATGGTGCGTGAAACGCCGCGATGACGCGGCAACTCAGACTATCAAGAGCGCCCCGCGCCGCCCGATACGGCGTCGGGCCCCGTGATAGGTTGACCGCTAAGGAGGCCGCATGGACACCGTCTCGACTTTCGTACAGTTCATCGACCAATGGGCCTGGATCGGCTGGCTGGTCCTGATCGCCGCGTTCCTCGTGATCGAGATGCTCACGCTCGATTTCACGTTCCTGATGCTCAGCTTCGGCAGCGCCATCGGTCTGCTCACCGATCTGGTCGGCATCCCGGTCTGGGCGCAGGTGATCGTCGCCGCGGCAGCCGCGGCGCTGTTCATCCTCTTCCTGCGACCGCCGCTTCTCCGGCGGCTGCGGCGCGGCGAGGATCCGACCAAGTCGAACGTCGATGCTCTCCTCGACCTCCGGGGAACCGCACTCCACGACATCACGCAGATCTCCGGACAGGTCAAGCTCAGCAACGGCGACACCTGGACCGCTCGCTCCGCCACGCCCGTACCGATCCCCCAGGGATCGCCGATCGCCGTGACGGCGATCAACGGCGCCACCGCCATCGTCCGTCCCGTCAACGACTAGGAGACTCCGTGAACGACGCCTCGTTCATCCCCACCGCGATCCTCTGGATCCTCGCGATCGCGGTCATCATCTTCGTGGTGGTGACCGTCGCGCGTTCCATCCGCATCATTCCGCAGGCCACGGCCGGGGTCGTGGAACGGCTCGGCCGTTATCACAAGACCCTCACCCCCGGTCTGAACATCCTGGTGCCGTTCATCGACCGACTGCGCCCCCTGATCGACATGCGCGAGCAGGTCGTCTCTTTCCCGCCCCAGCCCGTGATCACCGAGGACAACCTGGTCGTCTCCATCGACACCGTCGTCTACTTCCAGGTGACGGATGCCCGGGCCGCGACCTACGAGATCGCGAACTACCTCGGCGCCGTCGAGCAGCTCACGACCACGACGCTCCGTAACGTCGTCGGTGGACTCAACCTCGAAGAGGCGCTCACGAGCCGCGACAACATCAACGGTCAGCTGCGCGTCGTCCTCGACGAGGCGACCGGCAAGTGGGGCATCCGCGTGGGCCGCGTCGAGCTGAAGGCGATCGATCCGCCCATCTCGATCCAGGACTCGATGGAGAAGCAGATGCGCGCCGAGCGTGACCGTCGCGCCGCGATCCTCACCGCTGAGGGAACGAAGCAGTCCGCGATCCTCGAGGCCGAAGGTGCACGTCAGGCCGAGATCCTCCGCGCGGAGGGCGACAAGCAGGCCGCGGTCCTGCGAGCGCAGGGTGAGGCGGAGGCCATTCAGAACGTCTTCACGGCGATCCACCAGGGCGCCCCCGACGACAAGCTGCTCGCCTACCAGTACCTGCAGATGCTGCCGAAGATCAGCGAAGGTCAGTCCAACAAGCTGTGGATCATCCCGAGCGAACTCACGGAAGCACTCAAGGGCATCGGCAGTGCGTTCACGCCGAAGCCCGGTCAGGCACCGACTCCCCCGCCGGGCGTGTGACGCACCCGTACTTCGCGAAGGCACGGCATCCCCGAGTCCTCGCCCACCGTGGTCTCGTGACCGCGGCGGGCGAGGACTCGGGCGTCTGGGAGAACACCGCCGCAGCCTTCGCCGCTGCGCACGCCGCCGGGGTGGAGTACGTCGAGACCGACTGCCAGGTAACGGCCGACGGCGACGTGGTGCTCTTCCACGACGCGACCCTCGAGCGGTTGACCGGCGGCGACCGCCGAGCAGTCCGGGAGGTGCGCACCCGCGACCTCGTCCGTCTCTTCGCCGATCACGGCGGCCTCCTCACGGTCGCCGAGGCCCTAGACCTGTTCCCGACCGTGCGCTTCAACATCGACGTGAAGACCGCCGCCGCGGCGGAGCCCCTCGGGCCGATCCTCGCCGATCACACGCATCGGACCCTCGTGACGAGCTTTTCCGATGCCCACCGGCGCGCGACCGTCGCCGCCGTCCTCCGCGCGGGCGCCGCGCTTCGCCCCGCGACATCGGGGGGAAGCCGAACCATCGCGACGGTGCGCGCGCTGTCCGTCCTGCGCCTCTCCCCCGCACGGGTGCTCCGCGACATCGACGCCCTGCAAATCCCCGAGCGGCAAGGGCCGTTGACCGTGCTCACTCCCGCGCTGCTCCGCGCCGCGCATGCTCGGGGCGTCGAGGTGCATGTGTGGACCGTGAACGATGCCGCGGAGATGAACCGACTCATCGCCCTCGGCGTCGATGGGATCGTCTCGGATCGCGCCGACCTCGCCCTCGACACGCTGTCGCCCTCATAACCTCCCGCGCTGGGATTCCGCTGTGAATAACGCCGAGTTTCCAGAGACGTGGATGAAGCGCACAGGCTGGAGCGTTATACCTGACAGCGACGAGAGGACCACACAATGGCAGATCGCAGCCTGCGCGGCATCCGACTCGGCGCCCAGAGCCTACAGAGCGAAGAGGGCGTCGTTTTCATGGAGCGCCGTGAGACCACCTATACCTGTGACACATGCGGCCACGTCACGAACCTGATGTTCGCGGCCGACGCCGAGCCGCCCCAGACCTGGGAATGCCGCTCCTGCGGTGCCGACGCCCGACTCAACGTCGACGGCCAGGCCGTGACGCTCGAGGCGACCGACGAAAAGGCCGCCCGCACCCACTGGGACATGCTGCTGGAGCGCCGCACGCGCGCCGAGCTCGAAGAACTGCTCGAGGAGCGCCTCGCCTTCATCCGCGCGCGCCGCGGAGCCGGTGAGGACCCGACGCGGGAGAAGATCGGGGCCTAAGCCCGACGAGCGCGCCACCACCCGAGAGCGAGCGCGCCCAGCCCACCCCAGAGCAGGATCTGCTGCACCCAGGGACCCAGCACCACACCCGCCGTGAGGCCGGAGCGGAGCTCGACATCTTCGAGCATCGCCCCGGCCTCATCTGCGTCCAGGCTCGTGATCGTCGACCCGTCCGGACGGATGATCTGGCTCGTACCCACCGTCGAGACGTTGACGACGCTGCGCC
It encodes:
- a CDS encoding VOC family protein, encoding MKISIHYAFLPHTDADAALAFYRDALGFEVRNDVGYDGMRWLTVGPANQPETSIVLHPPATDPGLTDDERRTVLELIAKGSYGALTLASDDLDALFERLVESGADVVQEPMDQPYGVRDCAFRDPSGNLLRINQAG
- a CDS encoding helix-turn-helix transcriptional regulator, whose amino-acid sequence is MRRCGASWQDLHVTPDVDARLRELVSMRKVRDRIDRDYAKPLDVEALAAGVHLSVGHLSRRFRETYGESPYSYLMTRRIERAMALLRRGDRSVTEVCFEVGCSSLGTFSSRFTELVGVPPSVYRERAAHVDGIPVFQAKQVTRPIRNREAPPRDAHLA
- a CDS encoding HdeD family acid-resistance protein, producing MSAPLSEAKSLFKSIRITLAVSGVLALIAGIVLLVWPVKSAVVVTAIFAAYLVVAGLVYIGLGIFSGARGGWSRVGHILLGLLYIVAGIIAFANLGAAAAALAFVVVIFIGISWIVDGVVALSLLGQDGSRVWTLLYALLSIVAGIIVLFSPLVAGFAFWLILGISLVALGIVQIVRAITLGKDAKEFTAAVQEDAAH
- a CDS encoding SDR family oxidoreductase: MTAVLPAGSLDGKVALVTGSSRGIGADTVRYLAEAGADVVINFRNKAPRAEKLAGELRELGRRALVVGADLTDPASVAAMFDAVTNEYGRLDVLVLNASGGMESGMAEDYALALNRDAQLNVLRAAEPLLGEGARVVFVTSHQAHFIRTTPTMPEYEPVALSKRAGEDALRELIPGLAEKGIGFTVVSGDMIEGTITATLLERANPGAIAERRESAGKLYNVSEFAAEVAQAAVDPVPADNTRLVGDVSAFVAE
- a CDS encoding NfeD family protein; translation: MDTVSTFVQFIDQWAWIGWLVLIAAFLVIEMLTLDFTFLMLSFGSAIGLLTDLVGIPVWAQVIVAAAAAALFILFLRPPLLRRLRRGEDPTKSNVDALLDLRGTALHDITQISGQVKLSNGDTWTARSATPVPIPQGSPIAVTAINGATAIVRPVND
- a CDS encoding SPFH domain-containing protein yields the protein MNDASFIPTAILWILAIAVIIFVVVTVARSIRIIPQATAGVVERLGRYHKTLTPGLNILVPFIDRLRPLIDMREQVVSFPPQPVITEDNLVVSIDTVVYFQVTDARAATYEIANYLGAVEQLTTTTLRNVVGGLNLEEALTSRDNINGQLRVVLDEATGKWGIRVGRVELKAIDPPISIQDSMEKQMRAERDRRAAILTAEGTKQSAILEAEGARQAEILRAEGDKQAAVLRAQGEAEAIQNVFTAIHQGAPDDKLLAYQYLQMLPKISEGQSNKLWIIPSELTEALKGIGSAFTPKPGQAPTPPPGV
- a CDS encoding glycerophosphodiester phosphodiesterase family protein, with product MTHPYFAKARHPRVLAHRGLVTAAGEDSGVWENTAAAFAAAHAAGVEYVETDCQVTADGDVVLFHDATLERLTGGDRRAVREVRTRDLVRLFADHGGLLTVAEALDLFPTVRFNIDVKTAAAAEPLGPILADHTHRTLVTSFSDAHRRATVAAVLRAGAALRPATSGGSRTIATVRALSVLRLSPARVLRDIDALQIPERQGPLTVLTPALLRAAHARGVEVHVWTVNDAAEMNRLIALGVDGIVSDRADLALDTLSPS
- a CDS encoding RNA polymerase-binding protein RbpA, which produces MADRSLRGIRLGAQSLQSEEGVVFMERRETTYTCDTCGHVTNLMFAADAEPPQTWECRSCGADARLNVDGQAVTLEATDEKAARTHWDMLLERRTRAELEELLEERLAFIRARRGAGEDPTREKIGA